One Mycobacterium marseillense DNA window includes the following coding sequences:
- a CDS encoding LLM class flavin-dependent oxidoreductase, whose translation MGKLRFGYFIAPFHRAGTNPTLALQRDLAFIEHLDALGFDEVWLGEHHSAGSEIISSPEVFIAAAAERAKRIRFGTGVISLSYHNPLWVADRLMLLDHLTHGRIIGGVGPGSLPSDSSMIGLTPTDTRELLETNLDIVVRLLAGETVSAKTATHQLFDARLQLAPYSDGGIPLSVAAVASPTGARLAGKHGIGLLSIGATLTVEGFNALSYHWDIVEERAAAFGAQVDRTNWSLVGLFHLAETEKQAREEVKFGIEPWFRYFQKVAAFPQMTMPGEQLDEMIDVINDNGAGVIGTPERAREQVQRLWDQSGGFGCMLQMGHEWANPAATRRSAELFAAEVMPHFQGQAQPTLDAAARAGQARESLAQSQLDAVAHMTKKYQDEIESK comes from the coding sequence ATGGGCAAGCTCAGGTTTGGATATTTCATCGCTCCCTTCCATCGCGCGGGCACCAATCCGACGCTGGCCCTGCAGCGCGATCTCGCATTCATCGAGCACCTCGACGCCCTCGGCTTTGACGAAGTCTGGCTGGGCGAGCACCACTCGGCCGGAAGCGAAATCATCAGTTCCCCGGAGGTTTTCATCGCCGCCGCCGCCGAACGCGCGAAGCGAATCCGATTCGGCACCGGGGTGATTTCGCTGTCGTATCACAATCCGCTGTGGGTCGCGGACCGGCTGATGCTGCTGGACCATCTCACCCATGGCCGCATCATCGGCGGTGTCGGGCCGGGCTCGCTGCCCAGCGATTCGTCGATGATCGGACTCACCCCCACCGACACGCGGGAGCTGCTGGAAACGAACCTCGACATCGTCGTCCGGCTGCTGGCGGGGGAGACGGTGAGCGCCAAAACGGCTACCCATCAGCTGTTCGACGCCCGGTTGCAGCTTGCCCCGTACTCCGACGGCGGGATCCCGCTGTCGGTCGCCGCCGTCGCGTCACCGACGGGCGCGCGGCTGGCCGGCAAGCACGGCATCGGCCTGCTGTCCATCGGGGCGACGCTGACCGTTGAGGGCTTCAACGCGCTGTCGTACCACTGGGACATCGTCGAGGAGCGCGCGGCGGCGTTCGGCGCGCAGGTCGACCGCACGAACTGGAGCTTGGTCGGCCTGTTCCATCTCGCCGAGACCGAAAAGCAGGCCCGCGAAGAGGTCAAGTTCGGGATCGAGCCATGGTTCCGGTACTTCCAGAAGGTGGCCGCGTTCCCGCAGATGACGATGCCGGGAGAACAACTCGACGAGATGATCGATGTCATCAACGACAACGGCGCGGGTGTGATCGGCACGCCCGAGCGGGCGCGCGAGCAGGTGCAGCGGCTGTGGGACCAGTCCGGCGGGTTCGGTTGCATGCTGCAGATGGGTCACGAGTGGGCGAACCCGGCGGCCACCAGGCGATCCGCCGAGTTGTTCGCCGCCGAGGTGATGCCGCACTTTCAGGGCCAGGCTCAGCCGACGCTGGACGCCGCGGCGCGCGCCGGGCAGGCCCGGGAGAGCCTCGCGCAGTCACAGCTCGACGCCGTCGCGCACATGACCAAGAAGTATCAGGACGAGATCGAGTCCAAGTAG
- the aceA gene encoding isocitrate lyase ICL2: protein MAIIDKDTQVRPSFDDEVAATQQYFDDPRFARITRLYTARQVAEQRGTIPTDYTVARNAAAAFYERLRELFAQKKSITTFGPYSPGQAVAMKRMGIEGIYLGGWATSAKGSTTEDPGPDLASYPLSQVPDDAAVLVRALLTADRNQQYQRLQMSEKQRATATVYDYRPFIIADADTGHGGDPHVRNLIRRFVEVGVPGYHIEDQRPGTKKCGHQGGKVLVPSDEQIKRLNTARFQLDIMKVPGIIVARTDAEAANLLDSRADERDQPFLLGATNLKIPSYKSCFLALVRRFYELGVKDLNGHLLYALPEGEYAEATAWLERQGIQGIVSDAVNAWREDGQQSIDDLFDQVESRFVAAWEDDAGLMTYGEAVADVLAFAASEDEPADMSADEWREFAATASLYSAKAKAKELGVDPGWDCELSKTPEGYYQIRGGIPYAIAKSLAAAPFADLLWMETKTADLDDARQFADAIHAKFPDQMLAYNLSPSFNWDTTGMTDEQMKQFPEELGKMGFVFNFITYGGHQIDGVAAEEFATSLQQDGMLALARLQRKMRLVESPYRTPQTLVGGPRSDAALTASSGRTATTKSMGEGSTQHQHLVQTEVPKKLLEEWLAMWSENYDLGEKLRVQLRPRRAGSDVLELGIYGNDDEQLANVVVDPIKDRHGRSILQVRDQNTFAEKLRQKRLMTLIHLWLVHRFKADGVIYVTPTEDNLYQTSKMKSHGIFSEVYQEVGEIIVAEVNQPRIAELLKPDRVALRKLITKEG from the coding sequence ATGGCGATCATCGACAAGGACACACAAGTCCGGCCATCGTTCGACGACGAGGTCGCTGCCACGCAGCAATACTTCGACGATCCGCGCTTTGCCCGGATCACCCGCCTGTACACCGCCCGCCAGGTAGCAGAGCAGCGCGGCACCATCCCGACCGACTACACCGTGGCGCGAAACGCTGCGGCGGCCTTCTACGAGCGGTTGCGTGAGCTGTTCGCCCAGAAGAAGAGCATCACGACGTTCGGCCCGTACTCGCCCGGCCAGGCGGTCGCGATGAAGCGGATGGGCATCGAGGGGATCTACCTGGGCGGTTGGGCCACGTCGGCCAAGGGTTCCACCACCGAGGATCCCGGCCCCGACCTCGCCAGCTACCCGCTGAGCCAGGTCCCCGACGACGCCGCGGTACTGGTGCGCGCCCTGCTCACCGCCGACCGCAACCAGCAGTACCAGCGCCTGCAAATGAGCGAGAAGCAGCGCGCCACGGCCACGGTCTACGACTACCGGCCGTTCATCATCGCCGACGCGGACACCGGCCACGGCGGTGACCCGCACGTGCGCAACCTGATACGTCGGTTCGTCGAGGTCGGCGTGCCCGGCTACCACATCGAAGACCAGCGCCCCGGCACCAAGAAGTGCGGCCACCAGGGCGGCAAGGTCTTGGTGCCGTCCGACGAACAGATCAAACGCCTCAACACCGCGCGCTTCCAACTCGACATCATGAAGGTGCCGGGCATCATCGTCGCGCGCACCGACGCCGAGGCCGCCAACCTGCTGGACAGCCGCGCCGACGAGCGTGACCAGCCGTTCCTGCTCGGCGCCACCAACCTCAAGATCCCGTCGTACAAGTCGTGCTTCCTGGCGCTGGTGCGTCGCTTCTACGAGCTGGGCGTCAAAGATCTCAATGGCCACCTTCTCTACGCGCTGCCCGAAGGGGAGTACGCCGAGGCCACAGCATGGCTTGAGCGCCAAGGGATCCAGGGCATCGTCTCCGATGCCGTCAATGCCTGGCGCGAGGACGGTCAACAGTCGATCGACGACTTGTTCGACCAGGTCGAGTCGCGGTTCGTGGCGGCCTGGGAGGACGACGCCGGCCTGATGACCTACGGCGAGGCCGTCGCCGACGTGCTCGCCTTCGCCGCCAGCGAGGACGAACCGGCTGACATGAGCGCCGACGAGTGGCGGGAGTTCGCGGCGACCGCCTCGCTCTACTCGGCCAAGGCCAAGGCCAAGGAGCTGGGCGTCGACCCCGGCTGGGACTGCGAACTCTCGAAGACGCCCGAGGGCTACTACCAGATCCGTGGCGGCATCCCGTACGCCATCGCCAAATCGCTGGCCGCCGCGCCGTTCGCCGACCTGCTGTGGATGGAGACCAAGACCGCCGACCTGGACGACGCCCGGCAGTTCGCCGACGCCATCCACGCCAAGTTTCCCGACCAGATGCTGGCCTACAACCTGTCCCCGTCGTTCAACTGGGACACCACCGGCATGACCGACGAGCAGATGAAGCAGTTCCCCGAGGAACTGGGCAAGATGGGTTTCGTCTTCAACTTCATCACCTACGGCGGACACCAGATCGACGGCGTCGCCGCCGAGGAGTTCGCCACCTCGCTGCAACAGGACGGCATGCTGGCGCTGGCCCGCCTGCAGCGCAAGATGCGTCTGGTCGAATCCCCTTACCGCACACCGCAAACCCTGGTCGGGGGGCCGCGCAGCGACGCCGCGCTCACGGCCTCCTCGGGCCGCACCGCGACCACCAAGTCGATGGGCGAAGGTTCGACCCAGCACCAGCACCTGGTGCAGACCGAGGTGCCCAAGAAGCTGCTCGAGGAGTGGCTGGCGATGTGGAGCGAGAACTACGACCTCGGCGAGAAACTGCGGGTGCAGCTGCGGCCCCGCCGGGCCGGCTCGGACGTGCTCGAACTCGGCATCTACGGCAATGACGACGAGCAGCTGGCCAACGTGGTCGTCGACCCGATCAAGGACCGGCACGGCCGCAGCATCCTTCAGGTGCGCGACCAGAACACCTTCGCGGAGAAACTGCGGCAGAAGCGACTGATGACCTTGATCCACCTCTGGCTGGTGCACCGCTTCAAGGCCGACGGGGTGATCTACGTGACGCCGACCGAGGACAACCTGTACCAGACGTCGAAGATGAAGTCCCACGGCATCTTCAGCGAGGTTTACCAGGAGGTCGGCGAAATCATCGTCGCCGAGGTGAACCAGCCCCGCATCGCCGAACTGCTGAAGCCCGACCGCGTGGCGCTGCGCAAGCTGATCACCAAGGAGGGATAG
- a CDS encoding MBL fold metallo-hydrolase gives MHFAWETLAAGVHRCRLPFCDVTIGLVRGRTGTLLVDTGTTLTEAAAIDADVRQLAERPVSHIVLTHKHFDHVLGSSLFGRAEIYCAPEVVGYLASATEQIRAEALRYGAGAAEVDAAIAALRPPRRGVYDASVALGDRAVAITHLGRGHTTSDLVVIAPAANAGERVVVFTGDLVEESADPAIDADSDVAAWPATLERLLEVGGPDALYVPGHGKVVDAAFVGRQRDWLARRAAVSDG, from the coding sequence ATGCATTTCGCGTGGGAGACGCTGGCCGCCGGGGTGCATCGTTGCCGGCTCCCGTTCTGCGACGTCACGATCGGCCTGGTACGCGGCCGCACCGGAACGCTGCTCGTCGACACGGGCACCACGTTGACCGAGGCGGCCGCTATCGACGCCGACGTCCGTCAGCTCGCCGAGCGACCGGTGAGCCATATCGTCTTGACGCACAAGCACTTCGACCATGTCCTGGGCTCCTCGCTGTTCGGCCGGGCGGAGATCTATTGCGCGCCCGAGGTGGTCGGGTACCTCGCGTCGGCGACCGAGCAGATCCGCGCCGAGGCGCTGCGGTACGGCGCCGGCGCAGCCGAGGTGGACGCGGCGATCGCCGCCTTGCGGCCTCCCCGCCGCGGTGTCTACGACGCGTCGGTCGCGCTGGGGGATCGCGCGGTGGCGATCACGCACCTCGGGCGCGGCCACACCACTTCCGACCTGGTGGTGATCGCCCCAGCAGCCAATGCCGGCGAGAGGGTGGTGGTGTTCACCGGTGACCTGGTTGAGGAGTCCGCCGACCCCGCGATCGACGCCGACTCCGACGTGGCGGCCTGGCCGGCGACCCTCGAGCGGCTGCTCGAGGTGGGTGGCCCCGACGCCCTCTACGTCCCGGGCCACGGCAAAGTCGTCGACGCCGCGTTCGTCGGTCGTCAGCGGGACTGGCTGGCCCGGCGCGCGGCGGTCAGTGATGGGTGA
- a CDS encoding SRPBCC family protein, which translates to MAITDSREVVIEATPDEILDVLFDLESLTEWSSAHKKVEVLERDEQNHPTRSRQVVKLVGVSDEQELAYTVHDDGVGWTLISSKQQRAQEGRYTLTPDGDSTRVRFDLTVDLVAPVPGFLVKKGAKSLMDTATEGLRKRVLEVEKRGK; encoded by the coding sequence ATGGCTATCACCGATTCCCGCGAGGTCGTCATCGAGGCGACGCCGGACGAAATTCTGGATGTGTTGTTCGACCTCGAGTCGCTGACCGAATGGTCGTCGGCGCACAAGAAGGTCGAGGTGCTCGAGCGGGACGAGCAGAACCACCCGACCAGATCCAGGCAGGTGGTCAAACTCGTCGGCGTCAGCGACGAACAGGAACTCGCCTACACCGTGCACGACGACGGCGTCGGCTGGACCCTGATCAGCTCCAAACAGCAACGCGCTCAGGAGGGCCGGTACACGTTGACACCCGACGGGGACTCCACCCGGGTCCGCTTCGACCTCACCGTCGACCTGGTGGCGCCCGTTCCCGGATTCCTGGTCAAAAAAGGCGCCAAAAGCCTGATGGACACGGCCACCGAGGGATTGCGCAAGCGGGTGCTCGAAGTAGAGAAGCGTGGTAAGTAG
- a CDS encoding YbhB/YbcL family Raf kinase inhibitor-like protein yields the protein MDARHVVRRIAALLGAATLLGALVGCGADGDSQPTSSPAPKVTTLGKTAPNAPAGGPLTISSPAFADGAPIPVQYTCKGAGVAPPLVWSAPLGAALVLDDPDAPAGLYVHWVVIGIAPGPGSTAEGQTPAGAITLPNTAGQSAYQGPCPPAGTGTHRYRFTLYQLPNDYQLPGGLAGVQAAQAIAGAATAQAQLVGAFGG from the coding sequence ATGGACGCGAGGCACGTGGTTCGCCGGATTGCGGCGCTGCTGGGCGCGGCGACGCTGCTGGGGGCGCTGGTCGGCTGCGGCGCAGACGGTGACAGCCAGCCGACGTCGTCTCCGGCGCCGAAGGTCACGACGCTCGGAAAGACGGCGCCCAACGCGCCCGCCGGCGGGCCGTTGACGATCAGCAGCCCGGCGTTTGCCGATGGTGCCCCGATTCCGGTGCAGTACACCTGCAAGGGCGCCGGCGTCGCCCCGCCGTTGGTGTGGTCGGCGCCGCTGGGCGCGGCGCTGGTCCTCGACGACCCCGACGCCCCGGCCGGGTTGTACGTGCACTGGGTGGTGATCGGGATCGCCCCCGGTCCCGGCAGCACGGCGGAAGGTCAGACTCCGGCGGGCGCCATCACCCTGCCGAACACGGCGGGCCAGTCGGCGTATCAGGGTCCCTGTCCCCCGGCCGGAACCGGCACACATCGTTACCGGTTCACGCTCTATCAGCTTCCCAATGACTACCAACTGCCCGGCGGCCTCGCGGGAGTGCAGGCCGCGCAGGCGATCGCCGGCGCCGCGACCGCGCAGGCGCAGCTCGTCGGGGCGTTCGGCGGCTAA
- a CDS encoding phytoene desaturase family protein, with protein MSTTDYDAIVVGAGHNGLTAAAILQRAGLRTVCLEANTYAGGMAATVELIDGFRYEIAGSVQFPMASQLTKDLGLDTLPAVEPEVMSINIGERGEEPMIFYRDPMQLMTHLGEKHGIEAVTGMAELIGWSQVPAKALGRFDVRQPPKTLDEMYACATNDAERRAIHDMLFGSAMDVIDRYLPDREKHAVMRGMLAFLAVNSTYRGPYTPGSATCLAFALAVPDGSTAMMTKLKGGIGALTEHLRELFVSHGGEIRFRTKAEEILVDKQKVTGVRLRDGSTISAPIVVSNLSPDVTLTELIAPEHVPAELVSRVSDRDHRASFVQIHFALDGLPEFAPPYEFLNDDGMQQSIGIFGSPESQQLHWENCRRGIVPDNPSMGMQIPSVHDPGMAPPGKHAASAFAYAFPVEVDRGQHGHLKNEMAQRVIEKITRLAPNFKDIVIRHITFAPYHMNTMFGAPDGDFCHGLLHPDLMGPNRPGPKGFLDLPIPIDGLYLGGAGCHGGPGITFTPGYNAGYQALEDAT; from the coding sequence ATGAGCACAACGGATTACGACGCGATCGTGGTGGGGGCCGGGCATAACGGGCTGACCGCGGCAGCCATCCTGCAACGCGCGGGCCTGCGCACGGTCTGCCTGGAAGCCAACACCTATGCGGGGGGCATGGCGGCGACGGTCGAATTGATCGACGGCTTCCGATACGAGATCGCCGGTTCGGTGCAGTTCCCCATGGCAAGCCAGCTCACCAAAGACCTTGGCCTCGACACGCTCCCGGCGGTGGAGCCCGAGGTGATGTCGATCAACATCGGCGAACGCGGCGAAGAGCCGATGATCTTCTATCGCGACCCGATGCAACTGATGACGCACCTGGGCGAGAAGCACGGCATCGAGGCCGTCACCGGCATGGCCGAATTGATCGGCTGGAGCCAGGTCCCGGCGAAGGCGCTCGGTCGCTTCGATGTCCGCCAACCGCCCAAGACCCTCGACGAAATGTACGCATGCGCGACCAACGACGCCGAACGCCGGGCCATCCACGACATGCTCTTCGGCTCGGCCATGGACGTGATCGACCGCTATCTGCCCGACCGGGAAAAGCACGCGGTCATGCGCGGGATGCTGGCATTTCTGGCCGTCAACTCGACCTACCGTGGCCCGTATACGCCAGGCAGCGCAACATGTTTGGCGTTCGCGCTGGCGGTCCCCGACGGCAGCACCGCGATGATGACTAAGCTCAAGGGCGGCATCGGCGCGCTCACCGAGCACCTGCGTGAGCTGTTCGTCTCCCATGGCGGCGAGATCCGCTTCCGCACCAAGGCCGAGGAGATTTTGGTCGACAAGCAGAAGGTGACCGGCGTGCGGCTGCGCGACGGGTCGACCATCTCGGCGCCGATCGTGGTGTCCAACCTGTCACCCGACGTCACCCTCACCGAGCTCATCGCACCCGAACACGTTCCCGCCGAGCTTGTCTCGCGCGTATCCGACCGCGACCACCGCGCCTCGTTCGTGCAGATCCACTTCGCCCTCGACGGGCTGCCCGAATTCGCCCCGCCGTACGAGTTCCTCAATGACGACGGTATGCAACAGTCGATCGGCATCTTCGGATCGCCCGAATCCCAACAGCTGCACTGGGAAAACTGCCGGCGGGGTATCGTCCCGGACAATCCGTCGATGGGCATGCAGATCCCGTCGGTGCACGACCCCGGCATGGCGCCGCCGGGCAAGCACGCGGCGAGCGCGTTCGCCTATGCGTTTCCGGTCGAGGTCGATCGCGGGCAGCACGGGCACCTCAAAAACGAGATGGCCCAACGGGTTATCGAAAAGATCACCAGACTCGCACCGAACTTCAAGGACATCGTCATACGCCACATCACGTTCGCGCCCTACCACATGAACACGATGTTCGGTGCACCCGACGGCGACTTCTGCCACGGGCTGTTGCACCCAGACCTGATGGGCCCCAACCGGCCCGGCCCCAAGGGCTTCCTCGACTTGCCCATCCCGATCGACGGCCTCTACCTCGGTGGCGCGGGCTGCCATGGCGGACCGGGCATCACCTTCACTCCCGGGTACAACGCCGGCTATCAGGCGCTCGAGGACGCGACCTGA
- a CDS encoding TetR/AcrR family transcriptional regulator — protein sequence MSAPGNRHEQRRRSTHEALRRAALKSFARKGFANVTVTELAREAGVTERTFFRHFPTKEAVLFQDYETQLEWLAEALAQRPPSESLFDAVLASVAAFPHDLEVVRQAATARTELISAERIAGHLRVVQSSFAGVLTDFVRKRNPEVADIDLAAEVAGSALASALVAAVENWGRNGCAGDLGADVAASLDLVRTGLARLA from the coding sequence ATGAGCGCCCCGGGCAACCGTCATGAACAACGACGACGATCGACGCATGAGGCGCTTCGCCGCGCGGCGTTGAAGAGCTTCGCCCGCAAGGGTTTTGCGAATGTCACCGTCACCGAGCTGGCGCGCGAGGCCGGCGTCACCGAGCGCACCTTCTTCCGCCACTTCCCCACCAAGGAAGCCGTCCTGTTCCAGGACTACGAGACGCAGCTGGAATGGCTGGCCGAGGCGCTCGCGCAACGCCCGCCGTCGGAGTCGTTGTTCGATGCGGTGCTGGCGAGCGTCGCCGCATTCCCACACGACCTCGAAGTGGTTCGCCAGGCGGCCACCGCGCGCACGGAGTTGATCAGCGCCGAGCGGATCGCCGGTCACCTACGGGTGGTGCAGTCCTCATTCGCCGGCGTGCTCACCGACTTCGTCCGGAAGCGCAATCCGGAGGTGGCGGACATCGACCTGGCCGCCGAGGTCGCCGGCTCCGCGCTGGCCTCGGCGCTCGTTGCGGCGGTGGAGAATTGGGGCCGCAACGGTTGCGCGGGCGACCTCGGCGCCGACGTCGCCGCAAGCCTTGATCTGGTGCGCACCGGCCTGGCGCGGCTTGCCTGA
- a CDS encoding NAD(P)H-dependent flavin oxidoreductase: protein MPLPTRLTEFFDIEHPVLLAPMALVSGGRLAAAVTRAGGLGLLGGGYGDAEWVQREFDRANGARIGCGFITWSLARNPHVLDLALDRQPATIMLSFGDLRPFADRIHAAGVPLTAQVQNLDQARRAVDAGAEVIVAQGSEAGGHGMRGRATFTLVPDVVDLVAERSPGTLVAAAGGVGDGRGLAAALALGADGAVVGTRLWASPEALVSPRAQRRAVAAGGDDTVRTRVYDVVRRLDWPAGYDARALGNAFLDTWHGHEAELSAQLPQAVADYEKSVATEDFDTAAILTGESVGRVRDVRPAADIVADMVAEAARILNRAAGT, encoded by the coding sequence ATGCCATTGCCCACGCGTCTGACGGAGTTCTTCGATATCGAGCACCCCGTCCTGCTCGCGCCGATGGCCCTGGTCTCCGGGGGCCGGCTGGCGGCGGCAGTGACCAGAGCTGGCGGCCTGGGACTGCTTGGCGGCGGCTATGGCGATGCCGAATGGGTGCAGCGCGAATTCGACCGCGCCAACGGCGCCCGGATCGGGTGCGGGTTCATCACTTGGAGCCTGGCCCGCAACCCGCATGTGCTCGACCTCGCGCTGGACCGACAGCCGGCGACGATCATGTTGTCCTTCGGTGACTTACGGCCGTTTGCCGATCGCATCCACGCGGCCGGCGTCCCGCTCACCGCCCAGGTGCAAAACCTCGACCAGGCGCGCCGGGCCGTGGATGCCGGCGCGGAGGTCATCGTGGCGCAGGGCAGCGAAGCGGGCGGCCACGGAATGCGCGGGCGGGCGACCTTCACGTTGGTGCCCGACGTGGTCGATCTCGTGGCCGAGCGCTCGCCCGGCACGTTGGTGGCGGCCGCCGGCGGCGTCGGCGATGGTCGTGGGTTGGCGGCCGCGCTGGCGCTGGGCGCTGACGGCGCGGTCGTGGGGACCAGGTTGTGGGCATCGCCGGAGGCATTGGTGTCACCGCGCGCGCAGCGGCGCGCCGTGGCGGCCGGCGGCGACGACACCGTGCGCACCCGCGTTTATGACGTTGTGCGCCGCCTCGATTGGCCCGCCGGATATGACGCGCGGGCGCTCGGTAACGCGTTCCTCGACACCTGGCACGGTCACGAGGCCGAGCTGTCGGCCCAGCTGCCCCAGGCCGTCGCCGACTACGAAAAGTCCGTAGCTACAGAGGATTTCGATACCGCGGCCATTCTGACCGGTGAAAGCGTGGGACGCGTCCGCGACGTCCGTCCCGCCGCCGACATCGTCGCCGACATGGTCGCCGAGGCGGCGCGCATCCTCAACCGCGCCGCCGGGACCTAG
- a CDS encoding nitroreductase family protein, which yields MDIATVDELLSTTRSVRKRLDLTRPVSREVILECIQLAMQAPTASNTQDWRWLVITDPDKRAAIAEIYRSIGAQYLAYAADNATDPQTQRVYRSAMSLTETLGQVPVHVIPCLNQRIDTAEPGIAAAAWASIIPAGWSFLLALRSRGLGSVWTTMHLFKEREVAELLGIPDTVTQAALFPVAYTIGTDFRPAARPPAATITFWDGWEQS from the coding sequence ATGGACATCGCCACCGTCGACGAACTGCTGAGCACCACCCGATCGGTGCGCAAACGGCTCGACCTGACCCGGCCGGTCAGCCGCGAGGTGATCCTGGAGTGCATCCAGCTGGCGATGCAGGCGCCCACGGCGAGCAACACGCAGGACTGGCGTTGGCTGGTGATCACCGACCCGGACAAACGCGCGGCCATCGCCGAGATCTATCGCAGCATCGGTGCCCAGTACCTGGCGTACGCGGCCGACAACGCGACGGATCCGCAGACGCAGCGGGTGTACCGGAGCGCGATGAGCCTGACCGAAACGCTGGGGCAGGTCCCGGTGCACGTCATCCCCTGCCTCAACCAGCGCATCGACACCGCGGAACCGGGCATCGCCGCAGCGGCGTGGGCGTCGATCATCCCGGCCGGCTGGAGCTTTCTGCTGGCCTTGCGCTCGCGCGGGTTGGGATCGGTCTGGACGACGATGCATCTGTTCAAGGAGCGGGAGGTGGCCGAGTTGCTCGGCATTCCCGACACCGTCACGCAGGCCGCGCTGTTTCCCGTCGCGTACACGATCGGCACCGACTTCCGACCGGCCGCCCGGCCACCGGCGGCGACCATCACCTTCTGGGATGGCTGGGAACAAAGCTGA
- a CDS encoding SRPBCC family protein, translating to MQSYTVRFHIDAPPRKVWRVLHPPAPPNAPRPRILTWPTGSMEILNEGNEAGEGLVRTCVFEVPKYLLTRGRARSWETVTEAELNKLSRYVAVGAPLWSRAEGYHQLEEQPDGTTVLTFHETYRAYNPVLRFFLERPVYAKISRDNLATYEHALGHAGKVRRLV from the coding sequence ATGCAGTCCTACACCGTGCGATTCCACATCGACGCTCCGCCGCGGAAAGTCTGGCGGGTGCTGCATCCACCGGCACCGCCGAACGCCCCGCGCCCTCGGATTCTCACGTGGCCGACCGGGAGCATGGAAATCCTCAACGAGGGCAATGAAGCCGGCGAGGGCCTGGTCCGCACCTGCGTCTTCGAAGTGCCCAAATACCTGCTGACCCGCGGCCGGGCGCGTTCCTGGGAAACCGTGACCGAAGCCGAGCTCAACAAGCTGTCGCGTTACGTGGCCGTCGGCGCCCCGCTGTGGTCGCGCGCCGAGGGGTATCACCAGCTCGAGGAGCAGCCCGACGGAACCACCGTGCTGACGTTCCACGAGACGTATCGCGCCTACAACCCGGTGCTGCGCTTCTTCCTCGAGCGCCCGGTATACGCGAAAATCTCCCGCGACAACCTCGCGACGTACGAACACGCGCTTGGTCACGCGGGCAAGGTCCGGCGGCTCGTCTAG
- a CDS encoding FAD-dependent oxidoreductase yields the protein MASTQQVVVVGAGVSGLTSAICLAEAGWPVRVWADTMPTQTTSAVAGAVWAPPRPAERAGETLRWTEHSLQVFRDLARDPDSGVLLAPALAVGELTAAEAMSSAASLIPDLRPADPADVPAGFKTGFRATVPMIDMPHYLDYLTRRLAAAGCEIEERPVRSLAEAADAAEIVVNCTGLGADTLIGDHTVRPLFGQHVVLTNPGLRQLFLELNEGPEWTCYFPHPHRVVCGGISIPGRWDTTAEPEVTQRILRRCRRIEPRLNEADVIEVITGLRPDRPSVRVEAEALGRARCIHNYGHSSNGVTLSWGCAQDVLSLVGGR from the coding sequence GTGGCCAGTACGCAGCAGGTCGTCGTGGTCGGCGCCGGCGTCAGCGGATTGACGTCGGCCATCTGCCTGGCCGAGGCGGGCTGGCCGGTGCGGGTATGGGCGGACACGATGCCGACGCAGACGACCTCGGCGGTGGCGGGCGCCGTCTGGGCTCCCCCACGCCCCGCGGAACGCGCGGGCGAGACGCTGCGGTGGACCGAGCACTCGCTGCAGGTGTTCCGCGATCTAGCCCGGGATCCCGATTCGGGTGTGTTGCTGGCGCCCGCGCTGGCTGTCGGCGAACTGACCGCCGCCGAGGCGATGTCGTCGGCGGCTTCGCTGATCCCCGACCTGCGACCGGCCGACCCGGCCGACGTCCCGGCGGGTTTCAAAACCGGGTTTCGCGCCACCGTGCCGATGATCGACATGCCGCACTATCTCGACTACCTGACCCGGCGGCTCGCGGCCGCCGGCTGCGAGATCGAAGAACGTCCCGTCCGATCCCTGGCCGAGGCCGCCGACGCAGCCGAGATCGTCGTCAACTGCACCGGCTTGGGCGCGGACACGCTCATCGGCGACCACACTGTGCGGCCGCTCTTCGGTCAGCACGTGGTGCTCACCAACCCCGGTCTGCGGCAACTGTTTCTGGAACTCAACGAAGGCCCCGAGTGGACGTGCTACTTTCCGCATCCACACCGGGTGGTGTGCGGCGGAATCAGCATCCCCGGTCGCTGGGACACGACTGCGGAACCCGAGGTGACCCAACGCATCCTGCGGCGCTGCCGACGAATCGAGCCACGGCTCAACGAGGCCGACGTGATCGAGGTGATCACCGGCCTGCGCCCCGACCGTCCGTCGGTCCGCGTGGAAGCCGAGGCCCTGGGGCGGGCGCGCTGCATCCACAATTACGGTCACAGCAGCAACGGCGTCACCCTGTCCTGGGGCTGCGCGCAAGACGTGCTGAGCCTGGTCGGCGGCCGCTGA